The following proteins come from a genomic window of Rhodovastum atsumiense:
- a CDS encoding IbrB-like domain-containing protein, producing MVSTQDIVAQAKALFAELDALPDDARMDAVNEIRLALHEHSPMRSEPVDCVIWVRQDAVHANDYNPNSVAPPEMRLLQLSIQADGYTQPIVAMSEEDGRYEIVDGFHRNRVGREVGAVRKRVKGRLPIAVINAGRTSREDRMAATIRHNRARGKHSVDTMADIVVDLHRRGWDQEKIGKELGMDADEVLRLRQTTGLAAAFADREFSKAWE from the coding sequence ATCGTGAGCACACAGGACATCGTCGCCCAGGCCAAGGCGCTCTTCGCCGAACTGGACGCCCTGCCGGACGACGCGCGCATGGACGCGGTCAACGAGATCCGGCTGGCGCTGCACGAACACTCGCCGATGCGGAGCGAGCCGGTAGATTGTGTCATCTGGGTCAGGCAGGACGCCGTTCACGCCAACGACTACAACCCGAACTCGGTCGCCCCGCCCGAGATGCGTCTCCTGCAGCTCTCTATCCAGGCGGACGGCTACACACAGCCAATCGTCGCCATGTCGGAGGAAGACGGCCGCTACGAAATCGTGGACGGCTTCCACCGCAACCGCGTCGGCCGCGAGGTCGGCGCCGTCCGGAAGCGCGTGAAAGGGCGGCTGCCGATCGCCGTCATCAACGCGGGCCGGACGTCGCGCGAGGATCGGATGGCCGCCACGATCAGGCACAACCGGGCACGCGGCAAGCACAGCGTCGACACGATGGCCGACATCGTTGTCGACCTCCATCGGCGCGGCTGGGACCAGGAGAAGATCGGCAAGGAACTCGGCATGGACGCGGACGAGGTCCTGCGCCTCAGACAGACGACCGGGTTGGCGGCGGCGTTCGCCGACAGGGAGTTCTCGAAAGCCTGGGAATAG
- a CDS encoding helix-turn-helix domain-containing protein, with translation MATGEMDGQGLREARIRSGLPVREWARRLGVGKSSIGRWETGQLPVPRKIALAVVGLQAELAAARNAEGGRV, from the coding sequence ATGGCGACGGGGGAGATGGACGGCCAGGGCCTGAGGGAAGCGCGGATCCGGTCCGGGCTGCCCGTGCGCGAGTGGGCCCGGCGCCTCGGGGTCGGCAAGTCGAGCATCGGCCGTTGGGAGACCGGGCAGCTGCCCGTGCCGCGCAAGATCGCCCTGGCGGTTGTCGGCCTGCAGGCCGAGCTGGCGGCCGCCCGGAATGCCGAGGGAGGGCGGGTCTGA
- a CDS encoding ATP-binding protein — MPWHKGCLACPESEQEMRFLILRVLTHSELGMFHEYRRQGKEGSKQRAVNFDWDVVDRVFPAAKDTEKIDIEMRYQTDTGVAERPHWLKRQEKNWRLEGNCPRDKCYAFVDPGCLFAMEVDASTSPATGAWAVFPEDDEVARSILAHGDSSRLASSAMIALHGDEGEHAWRTLAKARPDLFLLGKGVIESGGATTANGSGKGMELAPNPKRLVRILAAVGHTMHSAVADLVDNSINAKATEIAITFGPPNGGHGRWMSIADNGEGMDAPGLAEAMRIGSDASYEANSLGKYGYGLKGASWSQTDVFTVVTRKAGGPLAWMTWDANEMDDWIPSTDPLETWEQDATAIPDHGTVVLWKSMRPPQTMPTIKGLDPHSAEVMELERHLALVFHRFLEGTAAGRRPVTITINGRKVEPNNPVGHPLASPYDMKSIRVPTGTGDGRVQIQAFLLPSEDEIKAHHAAQGQEAVDRAIDLIGLHGKRNETQGLFIYRNDRLIKWGGWHQMWSTNDEKTKLARVVVNYDTVLDDSFKINISKQLVQLPSQLQAEIKLIAEVARKDSQKKYRKSASGSPAGGSGSAHAGNGHGAPVPRTTPPVPGQAPGSGATGAAPAGGEPPPRIAVRPVATRKFLWKVSTGLAGGRDVQVSDAAPSLAALAKRIAGDPDALADLADFLDSLDRIGVQQSLLGRTGD; from the coding sequence ATGCCATGGCACAAGGGTTGCCTTGCCTGCCCCGAGAGCGAACAAGAAATGCGTTTTCTAATTCTGCGCGTGCTTACCCATAGCGAACTGGGAATGTTTCACGAGTATCGGCGGCAGGGAAAAGAAGGCTCCAAGCAGCGCGCTGTGAATTTCGATTGGGATGTTGTTGACCGCGTCTTTCCGGCGGCCAAGGACACCGAGAAAATTGATATCGAAATGCGGTATCAGACTGATACCGGTGTGGCTGAAAGGCCACACTGGTTGAAACGCCAAGAGAAGAACTGGCGACTGGAAGGGAACTGCCCGAGGGACAAGTGCTACGCCTTCGTCGACCCGGGGTGTCTGTTCGCGATGGAGGTCGACGCGAGTACATCCCCAGCCACTGGGGCATGGGCGGTGTTCCCCGAGGATGACGAGGTGGCCCGCTCCATACTCGCCCACGGCGACAGCAGCAGGTTGGCGAGTTCGGCGATGATCGCCCTGCACGGCGATGAGGGCGAGCACGCCTGGCGGACGCTGGCCAAGGCCCGTCCTGACCTGTTCTTGCTCGGGAAGGGCGTCATCGAAAGCGGCGGCGCCACAACCGCCAACGGCAGCGGCAAGGGAATGGAACTGGCTCCCAACCCCAAGAGGCTCGTGAGGATTCTGGCCGCCGTTGGCCACACGATGCACAGCGCCGTCGCCGACCTTGTGGACAACTCGATCAACGCGAAGGCCACGGAGATTGCGATCACCTTCGGGCCTCCGAACGGTGGCCACGGCCGATGGATGAGCATCGCCGACAACGGGGAGGGAATGGATGCGCCCGGGCTTGCGGAAGCCATGCGCATCGGCAGCGACGCCAGCTACGAGGCGAACAGCCTGGGCAAGTACGGGTACGGCCTGAAAGGCGCCTCATGGTCCCAGACAGATGTCTTCACGGTCGTGACCAGGAAGGCCGGGGGCCCGCTGGCATGGATGACCTGGGATGCCAACGAGATGGACGACTGGATCCCGAGCACGGATCCGCTGGAAACCTGGGAACAGGACGCGACGGCCATACCGGACCACGGGACGGTCGTGCTCTGGAAGAGCATGCGCCCGCCGCAGACTATGCCGACGATTAAGGGCCTCGACCCGCATTCCGCGGAGGTCATGGAGCTCGAACGTCACCTGGCTCTGGTGTTCCACCGCTTCCTGGAGGGGACAGCGGCCGGGCGGCGCCCCGTCACGATCACGATCAACGGCCGCAAGGTGGAGCCGAACAACCCGGTCGGCCATCCGCTGGCCTCGCCATACGACATGAAGTCGATCCGGGTCCCTACCGGCACCGGGGACGGCCGGGTGCAGATCCAGGCATTCCTGCTACCGTCGGAAGACGAAATCAAAGCCCACCATGCCGCCCAGGGGCAGGAGGCGGTCGACAGGGCCATCGACCTGATCGGCCTGCACGGCAAAAGAAACGAGACGCAGGGCCTGTTCATCTACCGCAACGACCGCCTCATCAAATGGGGCGGCTGGCACCAGATGTGGTCCACCAACGACGAGAAGACCAAGCTCGCCCGCGTCGTCGTCAACTACGACACCGTCCTGGACGACTCCTTCAAAATCAACATCAGCAAACAACTGGTCCAACTGCCGAGCCAGTTGCAGGCGGAGATCAAGCTGATCGCTGAGGTTGCCCGCAAGGACAGCCAGAAGAAGTACCGCAAATCCGCTTCGGGTTCGCCCGCTGGCGGCTCCGGCAGCGCACACGCGGGGAACGGACACGGGGCGCCTGTGCCGAGGACTACGCCGCCCGTTCCCGGCCAGGCTCCAGGCTCCGGCGCGACAGGGGCGGCGCCAGCTGGCGGGGAGCCGCCGCCGCGCATCGCGGTGAGGCCCGTGGCCACCAGGAAGTTCCTGTGGAAGGTGAGCACGGGGCTGGCGGGCGGCCGCGACGTGCAGGTGAGCGACGCCGCGCCAAGCCTGGCTGCCCTGGCCAAGCGGATCGCCGGCGATCCGGACGCGCTGGCCGATCTCGCCGACTTCCTCGACAGCCTCGACAGGATCGGCGTCCAGCAATCCCTGCTCGGCAGGACCGGAGACTGA
- a CDS encoding DUF3440 domain-containing protein, which yields MGKRYLDIDVLTAAKERIAWTFDRFPERLYVSFSGGKDSTVLMHLACAEARRRGRRIGLLFIDWEAQMEMTIAHVRHMLAEYADCIEPHWICLPLRTTNACSQIEPEWAPWDPAKRDIWVREMPPEAFPADRLPFFKPHDTFEEFVRDFAVWYSGGKPTACLLGIRGDEASTRYMDVVDRGGRDRIDPDTGEVVRIGHERLEGRSWTVKLNLGTADAPIYNCSPIYDWRTEDLFTYLGKFGLAYNPLYDMMHKAGLKLSQMRICEPYGDEQRKGLWLYHIVEPETWQKVVNRVAGANTGALYSRERGNVAGVGKVRLPPNMPTWKAYAEFLLDTMPHATAEHYRSKIATWLRYYQQHGYPDLNIPDSKDGDTGVKDVASWRRVCKCLMRNDYWCKTIGFSPTKTQSYERYQRIMARRREEWGIMASGASSEAASTTFSHSACA from the coding sequence ATGGGCAAGCGTTACCTCGACATCGACGTCCTGACCGCCGCCAAGGAGCGCATCGCCTGGACGTTCGACCGCTTCCCGGAACGGCTCTACGTGAGCTTCTCCGGCGGCAAGGACAGTACGGTCCTGATGCACCTGGCCTGCGCCGAGGCCCGCAGGCGCGGCCGCCGGATCGGGCTGCTCTTCATCGACTGGGAAGCCCAAATGGAGATGACGATCGCGCACGTCCGGCACATGCTGGCCGAGTACGCGGATTGTATCGAGCCGCACTGGATCTGCCTCCCGCTGCGGACCACTAATGCGTGCAGCCAGATCGAGCCGGAATGGGCGCCGTGGGATCCGGCCAAGCGCGACATTTGGGTTCGCGAGATGCCGCCCGAAGCGTTCCCGGCCGACCGGTTGCCTTTCTTCAAGCCGCACGACACGTTCGAGGAGTTCGTGCGCGATTTCGCCGTCTGGTATTCCGGCGGCAAGCCGACCGCTTGCCTCCTGGGCATCAGGGGCGACGAGGCGAGCACGCGCTACATGGACGTCGTCGACCGCGGCGGCCGGGACCGCATCGACCCCGACACGGGCGAGGTCGTCCGCATCGGTCACGAGCGCCTGGAAGGTCGGTCCTGGACGGTGAAGCTGAACCTGGGGACGGCGGACGCGCCGATCTACAACTGCTCGCCGATCTACGACTGGCGCACCGAGGATCTGTTCACCTACCTGGGCAAGTTCGGGCTGGCCTACAACCCGCTCTACGACATGATGCACAAGGCGGGCCTCAAGCTTTCGCAGATGCGCATCTGCGAGCCGTATGGCGACGAACAGAGGAAGGGCCTCTGGCTCTACCACATCGTCGAGCCGGAGACCTGGCAGAAGGTGGTCAACCGTGTGGCTGGCGCCAACACCGGGGCGCTCTACAGCCGCGAGCGCGGGAACGTCGCCGGGGTCGGCAAGGTCCGCCTCCCGCCCAACATGCCGACCTGGAAGGCGTACGCCGAGTTCCTGCTCGACACGATGCCGCATGCCACGGCGGAGCACTACCGGAGCAAGATCGCCACGTGGCTGCGCTACTACCAGCAGCACGGCTACCCCGACCTCAATATCCCCGACAGCAAGGACGGCGACACGGGGGTCAAGGACGTCGCCTCCTGGCGCCGCGTCTGCAAGTGCCTCATGCGCAACGATTATTGGTGCAAGACCATTGGATTCTCGCCAACGAAGACCCAGAGCTACGAGCGCTACCAGCGCATCATGGCCAGGCGCCGCGAGGAGTGGGGCATCATGGCCAGCGGGGCTTCCTCCGAGGCAGCGTCAACAACTTTCTCGCATTCGGCGTGCGCATGA
- a CDS encoding C2H2-type zinc finger protein produces MTADVAPNVLDAIWAALKAPSERSFAGAEGTRIAHLLRDRWIDRVCVSDLIEDHDQRLRDVDLGELARIAGVPFRMAYRLTGRKTQRYFSGSEAMAPADAAAFMIWLERLGFAVDPSAMVAAVLPTLKGLERATDGEVDVLNFAHSRHRMFPLTLERAGAVHSRGKTEALKTPAHYRAEAAFGADGVLLRLTVHAPRYRLRPEPELTRCDECGMSYMKGDPDDGVIHRAHHKKTMRILQPSPDTRAAAALAKGWTGEVGSKSPRWMQDAMYRRAVAFKREMGYDFPQWDPKGEREPTVRGHLFVDPDGTIQGACCFRWRERNQAGWWLDWIWLAKGARRRGILTRHWAGFRAAYGAFRIEPPLSEAMQAFAAKAGVPFAQVPL; encoded by the coding sequence TTGACCGCGGATGTCGCGCCCAATGTGCTTGACGCAATCTGGGCGGCTCTCAAGGCTCCCTCGGAGCGGTCGTTTGCCGGCGCCGAGGGGACAAGGATCGCCCATCTTCTCCGGGACCGCTGGATCGACAGGGTATGCGTCTCCGACCTCATCGAGGACCACGACCAGAGGCTGCGCGACGTGGACCTCGGAGAGCTTGCGCGGATTGCAGGCGTGCCGTTCCGCATGGCCTACCGCCTGACCGGGCGGAAGACGCAACGGTACTTCAGCGGGAGCGAGGCCATGGCGCCGGCGGATGCGGCGGCGTTCATGATCTGGCTGGAACGCCTGGGCTTCGCGGTCGACCCGTCGGCGATGGTGGCGGCCGTCCTTCCAACCCTGAAAGGGCTTGAGCGGGCGACCGACGGGGAGGTGGACGTCCTGAACTTTGCCCACAGCCGGCACCGGATGTTCCCCCTCACCTTGGAACGGGCTGGCGCCGTTCATTCGAGAGGGAAGACCGAGGCCCTGAAGACGCCAGCGCACTACCGCGCCGAGGCGGCCTTCGGGGCGGACGGCGTGCTGCTCCGCCTGACGGTCCACGCGCCGCGCTACCGCCTCCGCCCGGAGCCGGAGCTGACACGCTGCGACGAGTGCGGCATGAGCTACATGAAGGGCGACCCGGACGACGGGGTCATCCATCGCGCCCACCACAAGAAGACGATGCGGATTCTCCAGCCGTCCCCGGACACCCGCGCGGCCGCGGCGCTTGCCAAGGGATGGACGGGGGAAGTGGGAAGCAAGTCGCCCAGGTGGATGCAGGACGCCATGTATCGGCGCGCGGTCGCCTTCAAACGGGAGATGGGGTACGACTTCCCGCAGTGGGATCCCAAAGGGGAGCGGGAACCCACAGTCCGAGGGCACCTGTTCGTCGATCCGGACGGCACGATCCAGGGGGCCTGCTGTTTCAGGTGGCGAGAACGGAATCAGGCCGGGTGGTGGCTTGACTGGATCTGGCTGGCCAAAGGTGCCCGGCGCCGCGGCATCCTGACCCGCCACTGGGCAGGGTTCCGGGCCGCTTACGGTGCCTTTCGCATCGAGCCGCCGCTGTCCGAGGCGATGCAGGCATTCGCGGCGAAGGCGGGGGTGCCATTCGCGCAGGTGCCGCTGTGA
- a CDS encoding DUF1937 family protein has product MSGTTFWYLASPYSRYPGGIEEAFRLALRETGRLVSAGVPVFSPIAHTHPVAVECGLDPYSHDIWIPVDEPIMRAASGLIMLRAESWEQSYGMRLELEAFTAAGKPVVWMDVGTVPAELRRAP; this is encoded by the coding sequence GTGAGCGGCACGACCTTCTGGTATCTCGCGTCGCCATACAGTCGCTACCCGGGCGGCATCGAGGAAGCGTTCCGGCTGGCTCTCCGCGAGACCGGGCGCCTCGTCAGCGCCGGGGTGCCCGTCTTCTCCCCGATCGCCCACACGCACCCGGTCGCCGTCGAGTGCGGGCTGGACCCCTACTCGCACGACATCTGGATCCCGGTGGACGAACCGATAATGCGCGCCGCCTCCGGCCTGATCATGCTGCGAGCCGAGTCCTGGGAGCAGTCCTACGGCATGCGGCTCGAGTTGGAGGCGTTCACCGCCGCCGGGAAGCCGGTGGTGTGGATGGACGTCGGCACGGTGCCCGCCGAGCTGCGGAGGGCGCCATGA
- a CDS encoding GNAT family N-acetyltransferase has translation MTKHTETALTYVTLTQADGAAFWVKLGPLATDAAAVKEIGSQIVNNERYTWVFALDGDEVVGCGAFVAPRKSGDPAWLDFGYVKPSHRWQGIWKELFDRRIALARSAEVTHLRVCTRVLARALEARGFATYQQRGSWSYMERDLTAAPTAKAA, from the coding sequence ATGACGAAGCACACCGAGACCGCCCTCACCTACGTGACGCTGACCCAGGCCGACGGCGCCGCCTTCTGGGTGAAGCTGGGCCCGCTCGCGACCGATGCGGCGGCCGTGAAGGAGATCGGCAGCCAGATCGTCAACAACGAGCGCTACACCTGGGTGTTCGCCCTTGACGGCGACGAGGTCGTCGGCTGCGGCGCGTTCGTCGCGCCCAGGAAGTCGGGCGACCCGGCGTGGCTGGACTTCGGCTACGTGAAGCCATCGCACCGCTGGCAGGGGATCTGGAAGGAGCTGTTCGACCGCCGCATCGCGCTGGCGCGGTCGGCGGAGGTCACGCACCTGCGCGTCTGCACCCGCGTCCTGGCGCGCGCCCTCGAAGCCCGCGGGTTCGCCACGTACCAGCAGCGCGGCTCGTGGTCCTACATGGAGCGCGACCTGACCGCAGCCCCAACGGCCAAGGCGGCCTGA
- a CDS encoding phosphoadenosine phosphosulfate reductase domain-containing protein: protein MRYVQDFSMEAARLHARLPAHKRAVERAAGRVREALAAAPGTWAVGCSGGKDSTAALAVAVEAGWRGPVFHFAYRGDYDPQPTANACALAVRWGLPFVMVEVASEMEAIDRVGADRFFAPGAVGQEAVTEAARWWERTYKAELTAFQERQGWTGIIMGMRREESMARAITISRKGWLYRVASRPGWTCCPLHDWSGRDVWAAILGRGLPYLARYDEAEDRVWERSDDAWFAPNVWARGMARRIQLRDPELWHALVERYPGLSQEL, encoded by the coding sequence ATGCGCTACGTCCAGGACTTCAGCATGGAGGCCGCGCGCCTCCATGCCAGGCTGCCCGCCCACAAGCGGGCGGTCGAGCGCGCCGCCGGGCGCGTCCGCGAGGCGCTGGCGGCCGCACCGGGCACGTGGGCGGTCGGCTGCTCCGGGGGCAAGGACAGCACCGCCGCGCTCGCCGTCGCAGTCGAGGCGGGCTGGAGGGGCCCGGTGTTCCACTTCGCCTACCGGGGCGACTACGACCCGCAGCCGACGGCGAACGCGTGCGCGCTCGCCGTCCGCTGGGGGCTGCCGTTCGTCATGGTCGAGGTCGCCTCCGAGATGGAGGCCATCGACCGCGTGGGCGCTGACCGCTTCTTCGCGCCTGGCGCTGTCGGCCAGGAGGCCGTCACGGAGGCGGCTCGCTGGTGGGAGCGGACCTACAAGGCCGAGCTCACGGCGTTCCAGGAGCGCCAGGGGTGGACGGGCATCATCATGGGCATGCGCCGCGAGGAATCGATGGCGCGCGCGATCACCATCTCTCGCAAGGGCTGGCTCTACCGCGTCGCCAGCCGCCCCGGATGGACATGCTGCCCGCTGCACGACTGGAGCGGGCGCGATGTCTGGGCAGCAATCCTTGGCCGAGGGCTGCCCTACCTCGCGCGCTACGACGAAGCGGAGGACCGCGTCTGGGAACGCTCGGACGACGCCTGGTTCGCGCCGAATGTCTGGGCGCGCGGTATGGCCAGGCGCATCCAGCTCCGCGACCCGGAACTCTGGCACGCCCTCGTCGAGCGCTACCCCGGCCTTTCCCAGGAACTGTGA